The sequence below is a genomic window from Actinokineospora baliensis.
GGGCGCGGCCAACGCCCTGCTCAAGGCGGTCGAGGAACCACCGGCGCGGACCGTGTTCCTGCTCTGCGCGCCCTCGGACCACCCGGACGACGTGTCGGTCACCATCCGGTCCCGGTGCCGCGTCGTGGCGCTGCGGACCCCGTCGGCACCCGCGATCGCCGAGGTCCTGCAGCTGCGGGACCGCATCGACGCGGAGACGGCGTCCTGGGCCGCCTCGGTGTGCGGCGGCCACGTCGGGCGCGCGCGGCGACTGGCCACGGACCCCTCCGCCCGTGAGCGGCGGGACAAGGTGCTGCGCATCCCGATCAACCTGCGGCGGCTGTCGGACGTGTTCGACGCGGCGGACGACCTGGTCAAGGCGGCGGAGACGGACGCTGGCGAGGTCAGCGGGTCCCGGGACGAGGCCGAGAAGGAGGCCTTGAAGACCGCGCTCGGGGCGGGCGGCACTGGCAAGGGCACCGCGTCGGCGACCAGGGGGAGTGCCGGGGCGATCAAGGAACTCGAGCGCAGGCAGAAGTCCCGGGCGACCAGGACCCAACGCGATGCGCTCGACCTCGCGTTGGTCGACCTGGCCGGGTTCTACCGCGACGTGCTGGTGACCTCCTCTGGTTCACCGGCCGCGCTGAACCACCCGGACCATTCTTCGAGTTCTTCGCAAGCGGCGGAGAAATGGACTCCGGAGTCCACCCTCCGCCGCTTGGAAGCCGTTCTTTCCTGTCGCGAGGCGATCGAACTGAACGTCAAACCGCGGATCGCGGTCGAGGCGATGATCACCCAGCTCTACGTTGGCTGAGTCGCCGCTTCTTAGGTAATGCGGCGACGAGCACCACGCCGAGCATGAGCATTGCGGTGCCGGTCCAGAAAATGGGCACGGAATGGTAAGCGGCGTTCGTGTAAGCCAGTGCGGGCCCCTTCGGCTGCGGCGCGGGCGGCGCTTGGGGCGGTGTTGAAGCCGCCGAGCACACCACACCACCGGTCGGCGCGTAGGCCCTGGCGACCTGCTCACCCAGCGAGATCTGCGCCAGCGCCGACGGCAGGTTCGGCAGCCCGAGGGCGTCCGTGGGCAGTACCTGGAGGTCGAGCAGCCGCGCGGTCGCCCCGAGCTGATACCCCTTGAACGGCTGCGTCGACTCCTCCGACTTCTGGTTCAGCCCGGCGACGGAAAGCCGCAGCACCCCGAGGTCCAATTTCGACAACCCGGTCGGCAACGCCTGCCCGGTGCCGAGCAGGGTGCCGATGATGGGCAATTTGTCCACCGGGTTCTGCAGCGGGATTCCAATGGGGACGTCCAACCGGGGGTTCGCCGCGTCCAACCTGCCCATGCTCTTCCCGCCCTGGATGACTTCCAGAACGGGCGCGGTGTAGCGGACCGACGAAGTGGCTTTGTCGCCAGTGGAGGTAACCGTGAGCGTCGGCTGGCTGACCACGTTGATGGACAGCTCGAAAGGCGTGCCCGCCAGCAACTTGACCGCCGCCACCTGCAGCGTCGATGTGGACTCGACGGCCTTGGTGGCCGAGCCGGGGATGTCCACGAGGCGGACGACGGAGCGGGCCGAGAGGGTGTTGGGGAGGCTGAGCAGGGAGGAGTTGCCCAGGACACCGCCGAGCGTGCTGAGCCCGCCGGTGAGGTTCTTGAGCCCGCCGATCACGGCCTGGTCAGCGGCAGGATCCAGGTTCGGCGCGTCGAATACCCCAGTGAGGTCGGGGGTGCTGGGCAGGGTGGGGATCGCGTTGAGCGCGGAGAGACTGGCCAACTCGGTCGAAGAGTCGGCGATCGTGCCTACGCAGTTGTCGTTCCACTGCGCCTGCACCCGCCCGTTAAGCACCCCCACCTTCACCAACGCATCCAACGGCGTAGACGGCGGGTTGAGCCCCCCACTCCGGGGCTCACCGTTAGGCGGCGCGGTCTGCGCCAACGCCCCCGGAGCCTGCGGACTAGCCCCCTGCACAGCAATCCCCCCAGGCGTCGCCTGAGCTATAGACCGCTCAAAGCTCAGGTACGCCTCGGAGTTGACCTGCGCACTGGCCAACCCGAACCCAACCTCCACCCCAGCCTGCTTAGGTAACTTGTCCTCAGCCCCCGGGATGATCGACCGCGTAGGCGCCGAGTTCGGTAAGAGCCTGACCACGGCCAGCCCAGTCCCAGCATCCCCCACCGCATGGCTGTTGACGTTAGGCACCACAGCAGGCGGTGCACCCGGATCAGCCCCCGGCGGCACCGGCGTAGTCGGTGGCTGCGCAGCAGCAGGCCCCGCGGCCAGCACCAACAGCGCCACCGCCCCGGGTAAGGCAACCAGACGCATCGAAGCTCCTCTCGCGCACCTACTCCCCAGTAAACGACGTAGCCGCCTGCAAGTCACGCCCGGGTACCCGCTATAGTGGTCACCGGTCACGCCGCCTTAGCTCAGTCGGCCAGAGCGGTTCACTCGTAATGAACAGGTCAAGGGTTCGATTCCCTTAGGCGGCTCGCAGGTCAGAGGGGTCGTCCCGGTTTCGGGGCGGCCCCTCTGGCGTTGTCATGGGGGAAAACACAGCGCAGGTGCCGGTGGGTCGGCGCTAGCTTCGGCTGGTGGACTACTTCTCGGGTGCGATCACCGACGAGGCCGGGTTGCGGGAGATCTACGCGTCGCCGCCGCCGCGGGCTTGGGACAAGGTGGTGGGGGAGATGGACGCGTTGGCGCGGGAGTTCGTGGCTTGTGCGCCGATCGTGTTCGTGGGCAGCTACGACGCCGGTGGGCGGTGTGATGTCACGCCGCGGGGTGGGCCGCCGGGGTTCGTGGGGGTGGCGGAGGACGGGACGGTCCTGATCCCGGACGCGACGGGGAACAAGCGGATCGACACGTTCCGCAACGTGGTGCAGACGGGGCGGGTCGGGTTGGTGTTCGTGATCCCGGGGCGCGGTCAGACGCTGCGTGTCAACGGGCGGGCGTGCGTCACGGCGCGGCCGGACGTGCTCGACGGGCTCACCGCGGTGGGGAAGCCGCCGATGCTGGCGCTCGTGGTCGCGCCGGATGAGGTGTTCACCCACTGCCCCAAGGCTTTCGTGCGCTCGCACCTGTGGGAGCCGCAGACCTGGCCGGACGCTTCGACGCAGCCGGACCCGGCGGCGTTGTCGCACGGGCACCTGGGCGACCCGACGCTCACCGTCGAAGACGTGCGGCAGAGCCAAGTCGACTCGCTGCTGTACCGGTTGGACTAGTCGCCGCCGCGGCACGGCGGGCCCCACAGGCCGACCGCCGAAGCCTGCGCCGCCGACTGGGCCTCGGTCAACGACCGCGCGGCGACGGCGGTGGTCTTGCCCATGCCGTTGACCAGGGCCAGCCGGGCGAAGTCGGTGCCGTCGGACAGGCGCACCGAGTCCAGCTCGCTGATCCGGACTTCCTTGCCGCGCAACGCATCCCGCGCGAACGCCAGTGCGGGCGCGCGCCAGCAGTCGCCCGGGTCCGCGAGGCCCGCCACCACGACCCGCTCGCCCGCCGAGGTCAGGACGGTTCGGGCGTCGAGGACGTCGGACACCACGGCTTTCGCCTGCGCGGGTGGTGCCGACGCCGCGGTGGCGGACCCCGCGGTCCCGTGCGGGGTGGTGGGCGGTGCGCTGCCCGCCGCCCCGGTCTCCGCCCGGCCGCAGGCCCCGGTCAGGGTGAGGCACAGCAGCGCGGTGATCGTGCGCATCTGCCTCCCTGTCGACCGGACGGTGTGGATAGTCCATCGGAGACAGACACGAGCTGTTACTTGAACGTTCAGTAGTCACTCGTTCGGCGCAAGGTCAGGCGAGGCGGCGCCGGACCGCCGCGCTGAGCAGGTCGACCGCCACCACGAGCACGAGGACCATCAGGATGTAGGTCGCCATCTCGTCGAACTCGAACAGCTGGATCGACTGGTTGATCAGGAACCCCACGCCGCCAGCGCCGACGAGACCGAGCACGAGCGACGAGCGCACGTTCACGTCGAACCGGTACAGCAGTAGCCCGATCAGCGCAGGCACCACCGCTGGCAGCACCGCGTTCGCGATCACCTGCGGCTCGCTGGCGCCCGACACCCGCAGCGCGTCGGCTGGCCCGGGGTCGACCTCGTCCATCGCCTCCGACCACAGCTTGCCCATCACCCCGACGTTGTGGCAGATCAGCGCGAGCACACCGGCGAACGGGCCGAGCCCGACCGCGGTGACGAAGATCAGCGCGAACACCACATCCGGTACCGCGCGCAGGAACGACATGACCGAGCGTGACACCTGGTACACGATCCGGTTGCGCCCGCGCGTGCCCATGACGGCGAACAGCAGTGCTGCCGGAACGGACAGCGTGGTGCCGAGCAGGCCGATCGCGAGCGTGGTCAG
It includes:
- a CDS encoding MSMEG_1061 family FMN-dependent PPOX-type flavoprotein gives rise to the protein MDYFSGAITDEAGLREIYASPPPRAWDKVVGEMDALAREFVACAPIVFVGSYDAGGRCDVTPRGGPPGFVGVAEDGTVLIPDATGNKRIDTFRNVVQTGRVGLVFVIPGRGQTLRVNGRACVTARPDVLDGLTAVGKPPMLALVVAPDEVFTHCPKAFVRSHLWEPQTWPDASTQPDPAALSHGHLGDPTLTVEDVRQSQVDSLLYRLD
- the phnE gene encoding phosphonate ABC transporter, permease protein PhnE, which codes for MSARKYLTAAVVIAVLGVAHVFAWETTEVSPGALVDGWRGMARFLAEALPPDLDWATVVQPGLEACLTTLAIGLLGTTLSVPAALLFAVMGTRGRNRIVYQVSRSVMSFLRAVPDVVFALIFVTAVGLGPFAGVLALICHNVGVMGKLWSEAMDEVDPGPADALRVSGASEPQVIANAVLPAVVPALIGLLLYRFDVNVRSSLVLGLVGAGGVGFLINQSIQLFEFDEMATYILMVLVLVVAVDLLSAAVRRRLA
- a CDS encoding DNA polymerase III subunit delta', producing the protein MAVWSQLVGQTDAVEVLSAAATAAAHLVDGTGSAAGMTHAWLFTGPPGSGRSVAARAFAAALQCTTPGGVGCGECQGCHTSMSGTHADVRMVVPEGLSISVAEMRALVQTSARRPTGGRWQVVVITDADRLTEGAANALLKAVEEPPARTVFLLCAPSDHPDDVSVTIRSRCRVVALRTPSAPAIAEVLQLRDRIDAETASWAASVCGGHVGRARRLATDPSARERRDKVLRIPINLRRLSDVFDAADDLVKAAETDAGEVSGSRDEAEKEALKTALGAGGTGKGTASATRGSAGAIKELERRQKSRATRTQRDALDLALVDLAGFYRDVLVTSSGSPAALNHPDHSSSSSQAAEKWTPESTLRRLEAVLSCREAIELNVKPRIAVEAMITQLYVG